CTGATAAAAACGGATGAAGTCTTAAATTCAATACCTACGGTAATATATTCTACAAGTTCAAACATGAACCACATTACAAAAGCCTATGAACTGGGAGCAAGCTCATATTTCAAGAAGCCTTCCGATTTCAAATCATTAAAAAATGAGCTTGAAAAGGTTTTGTTAATTGACTGGAAAAATTTTATACAATCTATAGAATAGGTTAGCCATTAAAAAGCCACTTCAACAGGGGTAAAATTTAATTTTGCTTTTACGGGTGGTTGCTAGTCGTCTGCCTTCTGAAATCTAAAATCTAAAATCTGAAATCTACCTATCCAGCAAATCCGGTCTTCTATTCTTCGTATGCTCAAAAGCTTTGTCCTCGCGCCATTGGTCAATTTTGGCAAAATGCCCGCTTAGCAAAATATCCGGTACTTTCCAGCCTTTGTAGTCGGAAGGTCGCGTGTAGATTGGCGGCGATAACAGGTTGTCTTGAAAACTGTCTGTCAAGGCTGAGGTTTCATCACTTAATACACCCGGAATCAGTCGGATTAAAGCGTCAGACAATACAATAGCTCCTAATTCTCCACCCGAAAGCACATAATCTCCAATCGAAATTTCCTTTGTAATCAGGTGGTCACGAACCCTTTGGTCGACACCTTTATAATGACCACATAAAATAATAATGTTTTCTAATGACGACATCTTATTGGCCATGCCCTGATTTAGGGTTTCTCCGTCCGGAGTCATGTAGATGATTTCATCATAGTTGCGTTCGCTTTTAAGCTTTGCAATACAATCATCGATAGGCTGAATCATCATTACCATTCCGGCACCTCCGCCAAACTGATAATCGTCAACATTCTTCTGTTTATTTGTTGTATAGTCTCTCAAATTATGAAAATGGACTTCTACCAGTCCTTTGTCAATCGCTCTTTTCATGATAGAGGCTTCGAAAGGGCTTCTTAATAATTCGGGAAGTACGGTGATAATGTCGATTCTCATTTTGGGGTTTAGGATTTTAGATTTAGGATTTGTGATTTCAGTTCAGAAATCTTAAATCACAAATCAAATATTATTTTAAGCTCCGAATTGTTTTAAATGGTGGTCCAGGTGTTTCCATTGCATATAATCCCATTCTTCGGTAGTAAGATTTCCGAAAAAAGGATGCTTTGGGTTTTTTATCGCTTTTGGACCTTCGTTGGCAAATTTTGAAATCAGGGAAATCAGTTCTGTTTTTGACTGTTCAAAATCAGGATGTCCCTTAACGACAAATTCTTTAGCTGTAGGAAGGTTTCTTTTGATAGGGTTTTTGCTGGTCACACTTTTTTTGGCCAATTTTCCAAATAGCAGGCCCATAAACCCAACTTTAATTTTTAGTTCTCCAAAAGCAACCTTGATGGGCATCTGGCAATGCACAAGCATCTGGCTTACATTCATCGTTCCCCATTCATTATGAGTAATTGGAGTGAGCGTCTCAATGCGCTCAATTAGTTTCTTATTTCCTTCTGGATGAAAAATGCTGTTCATGTGGTTGGTTATTTTATTTCAGAACGGAGAATTCTCTTTTTTCTGTGACGCAAATTTAAGTAAATACCTAGTTTCTTTGTTTGACCCAGGTCATTAATTGTATTTATTTTCACATTTTAATTCGTAATTTTGCGTGATTCAAAAATAAAACTAATAAAATGGAAAACGGAATATACGCAAAATTCAATACTCCAAAAGGGGCAATCTTAGTGAAATTGACTCATGATATGACGCCTGGAACTGTAGGTAACTTTGTTGGATTGGCTGAAGGAAATTTAGAAAATAAATCAAGACCACAAGGAAAGCCTTATTATGACGGGCTTAAATTTCACCGCGTGATTCCTGATTTCATGATTCAGGGAGGTTGTCCGCAAGGAACAGGAACGGGTGGTCCTGGTTACCAGTTCGACGATGAATTCCATCCGGAATTGAAACACGATAAGCCTGGTGTATTGTCTATGGCTAATTCAGGTCCGGGTTCTAACGGTTCACAATTTTTTATCACGCATGTTCCAACCAGTTGGCTGGATAACAAACATACTGTTTTTGGCCATGTGGTAGAAGGACAGGATGTTGTGGATGCGATTGCTCAAGGCGATGAGATCCAAAGTATTGAAATTATCCGCGAAGGAGACGAGGCTAAAAAATGGAATGCTATTGAGGCTTTCAGAGTATTTGAAGGTTCCCGTGCAAAACGCGAAGCACAGGCTAGAGAAGAAGCCGAAGCCAAAATGGAAAAATTGGCTGCAGGATTCGATAAGACCGAAAGCGGACTCCGTTATAAAATGATTCAAAAAGGGAATGGTAAAAAAGCAGAAAACGGCAAAGTGGTTTCTGTTCATTATACAGGACAGTTGGAAGATGGAAAAGTATTCGATTCTTCTTATCCAAGAAAAAAGCCTATTGAATTTCCTTTAGGAAAAGGCCATGTAATTGAAGGATGGGATGAAGGGATCGCTTTGCTTCAGGTTGGAGACAAGGCTCGTTTTGTTATACCATCACATTTAGGGTATGGTTCTCGCGGTGCCGGAGGTGTTATTCCTCCAAATGCTACTCTGGTTTTTGACGTAGAATTAATGGATGTAAAATAATCAGATTTCGATTTATAGTTGTTAAAAGCACCTCATTCGGGGTGCTTTTTTCTTGGAATGCTATTTGCTTTTGTATTTTTGCCATTACTAATATTCATCCGATGCGTTTTTTATTTTTTATTCTTTTTCTGTTTTCACTTTCTTCAAAAGCCCAGGTTGCTCAGCATTGCGGTTATGATTTTACGTCTTATTTTGTATTGAATGTGCACGAAGCAGGCAAAAAAGAGAATATTCCCGGATTAAAAATTACAATTATCAACGGCCTGGGTCTTGATTTGCTGAATATCAATAACCTATACAGCTGGACAAGTGCCGGAAAACCATTGACTTTTATGGCCAATTATAAAGTGGACGATAAGGGCAATAGAATAACAAGCGATTCTAAAGTTTCAAAAGAACGCTGGTTTTTTCCTTTCGCAAAAGACAATTACCTGCTTTCTGTTAAAAACACGTTTCCGGGTGATGATTTTAGTTTGAAAGTTGAAGATGTTGACGGTGAGGAAAATGGAGGTCATTTTAAAACGCAAATCGTTAAGCTAAATAGCTTTAATATGTATGTGTTATGTTCCAGCAAGGCTCGTGAAGTACAGTTTGGCCCTAAAATGAACCGTCCGATTGATATTGTGTTGGAAAAGAAATAAATGACTGTAGGAAAGTTTATGCCTGATAGTAACATCCATTATTTCTAGATTAAGAATTTTGCGGCTCTGCGCCTTTGCGTGAAATAGTTGCTCGCAAAGTCGCAGAGCAGAAAAGCAAGAAAAGAAATTTTCAGATAATCAAGAACAAATAATTATTTCCACTTAATATTACAGCCCAAACTTGGCTTTTGGATTTCTGGCAGACTTCTGTTGTAAATCAGGGCGTCGATTGCATTTCGCAGGTCGCTGCCGCTTAAAGGAATTCCGTTTGAAGGTCGGGAATCGTCCAGTTGTCCCCGATAAAATAATTTGTCCTGCGAATCAAAAAGATAAAAATCAGGGGTACAGGCTGCATCAAAAGCTTTGGCCACTTCCTGAGTTTCGTCATAGAGATAGGGAAAGTCAAAACTGTTGCTGAAAGCAAATTCAGTCATCATTTCCGGTCCGTCCTGCGGATATTTTTCAACATCATTACTGCTAATTGCAATAATTCCGATACCTTGTACGCGGTAATCATTGGCAACCATCAAAATTTCCGGCAAGGCATGGATAACATAAGGGCAGTGGTTGCAGATAAACATAACCAAAGTGCCTTTTTTGCCTTTCAGGTCATCAAAAGAATAGTAAAAATTAGAATTGGTATCTTTTAGCCTGAATTGTGGAGCAGAAGTCCCAAGAGGGAGCATGTTTGATGGTGTTTTTGCCATGGCAGTTGAAATAAAATTTGAGCTTTAAATATAGGCAGAAATTTTCGAAATTTGAAAAACAGTATTTAGAATAGAAAATTAAAATTATGAATTCAGAATTACAGAATAATTTATCATGGTCCGAATTTGAAAGAGTAGAAATGAGGGTTGGAACCATTATAGAAGCGAATGATTTTCCGGAAGCCAGAAAGCCGGCTTATCAGCTGGTTATTGATTTTGGTGCCGAAATTGGAATCAGAAAGACTTCCGCCCAAATTACCAAACATTATGAAAAGGCTGATTTAGTGGGCAGGCAAATTGTTTCCGTTGTAAATTTTCCTAAAAAACAGATTGGCAAATTCATGAGCGAATGCCTGGTTTTAGGAGCAGTAGGCGAGGAAGGTTCTGTTATTTTATTGTCTCCGGATTTCAAGGTCGAAAATGGTTTGAGAATTGGCTAAAAAAAACAGCCTCTTGTGAGGCTGTTTTTATATAAAACAGTATCGAATTGAATTAGTTGACTGTTTGTCCTTGTTTATTAATGTAAAAAACATCATTGCCTTTTCTGACTTCTGCTTTTCCATTTCTGAAATTTTCAGCCCTAGTATATTTTGTAAACGGAATGATTAATTTTCCTGTGGTGTCAACATATCCAGATTCTCCTTTGTCTGTAACGATTAATGCCAGACCTTCACTGAAAAAATTGGCCTTGATGTAGATGCATGGAACGATTTCTTTCCCTTTTTTATTGATAAAACCCCATTTATTGTCTATCTGGACTCTTGCCAATCCGGATTGGTCACTGTCAAAACTACCCATTCCATCATAAATTAAGGGAGCTATAACTTTTCCGGTCTTATCAATCAGTCCACATTTGTTGTGGTTTCTGACAATGGCTATGCCGCCTTTGAAATCATCTGCTATATCATAAATAAAAGGAACAACTGTTTTTCCTGTTTTGTCTACATAACCACGCTTTGAGCCTTTTGTGGCTGCTGCCAGTCCATCTTTAAAGAAGCCAATTTCATCATAGATGCAAGGAACGACTTCTTGTCCTTTTTGATTAAGGGTTCCAAATTTCCCGTCTTTTCGAACCCGAGTCATACCTTCTGAAGAAAAGCCGGCTGTTTCATACATAAAAGGAATGCTTTCTTTACCCGAAGCATCAATACGCCCCCATTTCTCTCCTTTTCTTACCCAGGCATAACCTTCTGAAAAACCTTTGGCTTCGTCATAAATACATGGAATTACTTCTTTACCGGATTTGTTTGCAAAACCATATAAATTTTCTTTTTTGACCATCGCTCTATTTTCGGTAAAACCTGATACTGTCATATCATAAATAAGAGGGACAATAACGGTTCCGGTGCTGTCGATTATTCCTGAAGATTTGCCGTCTGTGACAGAAGCATAACCTTTAAAGAAATATTGGATATTGTAGTTCTTGTCTTCGGGCGTGAACTTTTGTGTTTTTGTGTCGTAAGTCCCGGCAATTTTGGTTTGTGCAAGAAGACAATTGCTTAAAAACAGGAATAGGACAGAGAGATATTTCATGTGGGGTTTGTTATGATGTTAGGTTTGAAAAGAAAGTAACCAGAATCTTGTATAAACAAAAAATTCCCGAAAGGTCATTTCGGGAATTTTTTAGTATCGTATAGATTAAATATCGTCAAAGTCAATATCCGTAAAGCTTGCTGTTGCAGTAGTTTCAGCGGTAGCTTTTTCAGTATAAAACTCTTTTTTGAAATCTTTTTGGTGTCTTTCTGAAATTACTTCTTCGCCTTTGTGGTTCAAGACATAGGAAGTCATTTCTTCTAAGATTTCTGAAAAGGCAGCAAAATCTTCTTTATAAAGGTAGATTTTGTGTTTTTTAAAATGAAAAGAGCCGTCTTCTTCAGTGAATTTTTTGCTTTCCGTAATTGTGATATAATAGTCGTCAGCTTTAGTGGCTCTAACGTCGAAGAAATATGTTCTTCTTCCCGCTCTCAATACTTTAGAAAAAATCTCTTCTTTTTCTAGCATGTCATTTTCTCTCATAATCCGTCGTTCAAATGGTTTGTGTTATCTGGAAACCAAAAATCTAAAAAATAGCTGAATTAAACAACATTTTTATAGGATTTCTTTTTCAGAAAGTTGTTTCAGATACAGGTCTTTATAATATCCTTCCTGGTTTACCAATTGATTATGAGAGCCTTGTTGGATGATTTGTCCGTTGTCGAGAATGATGATTTTATCTGCGTTTTTGGCAGACGAAACTCTGTGGCTCACCAAAATAGTTGTCTTGTCTTTACAGATTTCAAGAAGGTTGTTCAGGATTGCTTCTTCGGTTTCTGTGTCAACTGCAGAAAGGCAGTCGTCAAGCAGTAAGATGTTGGAATCCTTGATAATAGCCCTTGCAATAGAAACGCGTTGCTTTTGCCCGCCGGATAACGTAATTCCTCTTTCGCCAACTACGGTTTGGTACTGTTCGTTGAAGCCCATAATATTATTGTGTACAACGGCTTTTTTAGCGGCTTCTATTACTTCTGCTTCTGTAGCGTTTTCTTTTCCAAACTTGATATTGTTCATAATGGTGTCTGAAAAAAGGAAGGCATCCTGTGGAACGAAAGCGATACTGTTTCGGACATCGTGAAGATTCAGGTCTTTGATGTTATGGTTGTCGATAGTGATTTCGCCATCTTTAATATCGTATAGTCGACTGATAAGATTTAAGATAGTTGATTTTCCGGAACCTGTTTTTCCAAGAATGGCCAATGTTTCTCCTTTTTGTATTGTGAAACTTACTTTGTTTAATGCTGTAATATTGGTGTCTTCATAGGTAAAGCTTACGTGGTTAAACGTAATCTTGCCTTCAATGATAGAACTTTCCAATGTCTTGTTTTTGATTTCCGGCTGTATTTTCAAGAATTCGTTGATTCTTTTTTGTGATGCTTCCGCTTCCTGTATCATAGAAGAAACCCATCCTAAAGATGCTACCGGCCAGGTTAGCATGTTGACATATAAGATAAACTCTGCAATAACGCCAATGCTTTTTATAGAGCCGTTAATATACATCATACCGCCAACATAAATCACAACCAGGTTACTCATTCCTATTAACAGAATCATTAATGGGCCAAACAGTGCATTGGTTTTGGCAAGCTTCATACTCTTTTCACGGCTTTCTTCTGATAGTTCCGAAAATTCACCCTGTGATTTATCTTCCAGACTGTAGGCTTTGATGACACGGATTCCGGAAAAGACTTCCTGAGTGTAGCTTGACAGTTGGGAAAGATTCTGTTGGAAAATCCCGCTTCTTATATTGATTTCATTGCTGAGTTTGAATATTAAATAGGAGAGGATTGGCAAAGGCAATAAAGTATATAAGGTAAGTTTTGGCGAAATGATATACATCTGTACGATTACAACGGCAAAACGAATAAAGGTGTTGATGGTATACATTACGGCAGGACCAACATACATCCTGACTTTACTGACGTCTTCACTAATACGGTTCATAAGGTCGCCTGTCCTGTTTTTTTTGTAGAAATTCTGCGAAAGGTTTTCATATTGCCTGAAAACTTCGTTTTTTAAGTCAAATTCCACATAACGCGACATCACGATTAGGGTCTGACGCATTAAAAAAGTAAGTATACCCGCAATAATTGTGGTAACCAAAACCCATACGATGTTCTCTAAAAGTATGTTTTTTGTGGTTTCGGAATCAAACTGTTTCTGGGTCAATGCGTTAATAGAATTTCCGATTAGCTTAGGCGTATACAGGGAAAATATCTGTGCCGCAATTGTAGTAATAATTCCTAATAAAAAATGGTATTTGTATTTAGTGAAATATTTGTTTAAATATTGAAGTTCTTTCATTGTATTGTGGAAGTGATATAATTATGTATTGTTTTTATGTTAAAAATGTAAATAAAATATTTTTTTATTTAAAATGTAAAAAAGCGATTTTCATTAATGGATTGCTAATAAAGGTTAATTTCATTGCAAAGTTTTGATTTAAATCTTAATTTTGCGACATCTTTTTGATGAAATCATAATTAACCACTTAATAAAAGATAGTATGATAACAGAAGTAGCAAAAGCAAGTGAGCTTCACAAAATCGACCCGGTTTTTGGACAATTATCATTTGACAATCACGAGCAAATCGTATTTTGTAATGACAAAGATACTGGTTTGAAAGCAATAATTGGCATTCATAACACAGTTTTAGGACCAGCTTTGGGTGGAACGAGAATGTGGAAATATACCAACGAATGGGAAGCTCTTAACGACGTTTTGAGACTGTCTAGAGGAATGACTTTTAAATCTGCTATCTCGGGATTGAACCTAGGAGGTGGAAAAGCCGTCATTATTGGCGATTCAAAAGTTGACAAAACTCCGGAAATGATGATAAAGTTTGGTGAATTTATCAATTCGCTAAGCGGAAAATATATTACTGCTGAAGATGTAGGTACTACGACTCCTGATATGGACCTTATCAGAGACGTTACTCCATATGTAACAGGTATCTCCCAGTCAAGAGGTGGTTCCGGTAACCCTTCGCCTGTAACAGCGTATGGTGTTTACATGGGAATGAAAGCAGCAGCTAAATACCAGTTTGGTTCTGATAATCTGGAAGGTAAGAAAATCCTGGTTCAGGGAACAGGAAACGTAGGTGAGACACTTATTGACCACCTTACAAAAGAAGGCGCTTTGGTACAGATTACTGACATCAACGAAGCCAAATTGAAAGAAATCAGCCAAAAATATGGTGCTCAGATTTTTACAGGAGAAGATATTTACAGTGCTCCGGTTGATATTTATGCTCCATGTGCATTGGGTGCTACAATTAACGATACTACAGTAAACAAAATCCAGGCAAAAGTAATTGCAGGAGCAGCTAACAACCAGTTGGCTAATGAAGAAATCCACGGAAAAATCCTGAAAGACAGAGGTATTGCTTATGCTCCTGATTTCTTAATCAACGCCGGAGGTATTATCAACGTATATGCTGAAATCGTAGGTTATGACAGTGCTGAAGCTTTAAGAAGAACTGAAAACATTTACAATACTACATTGGAGATTTTCAATTTTGCTGAAACAAACAGCATTACTACTCACCAGGCTGCTTTATCAATTGCTCAAAAGCGTATTGACGACAGAAAAAAAGAAAACGCTAAATAATTTAGGGTTTCAATAATATTACTATTTTTGCAAAGCGAAAGAAAATCTCTTTCGCTTTGTTAATTTTTAAAAGTTCTTATAAGGTGTTAAATAGAAGACATATCCGTGTAAAAGTAATGCAGTCAGTATATGCCATGCATCAAAACAATTCCGATAATCTTGAAAAAGAAGAAAAATTCTTATTCTACAGTATCGAAAACATCCAAGATTTATACCTTATCATGCTGTCTTCTTTGGTAGAAATCCAAAAAAGAGAAGAAGATTTTCTTGACAAATCCAGCAAGAAGCACCTTGCGACTCCTGATGAGCGCAATCCTAACAAGAAATTTATAAACAATCAGGTATTACAGTTGTTACTTGAAAGCAATTCTTTAAGCATGGCTTTGGAGAATAGAAAAATCAATGACTGGCATCTGAATGACGACTATATCAGAATTCTTCTGGAAGAAATCAAAAACAGCGACCTTTATAAAGAATACATGAGCAATCGTGTGAACAATTTTGAAGAAGACAAGCGTTTTGTTGTTTCTGTTTTTACAGAATTGATTGCCCCAAACGAAAAGCTTTACGAATATCTTGAAGATAATAAGCTGACCTGGATTGATGACATTCCGTTAGTAAATACACACATCTCGAAACAGTTAAAAGCAATAAAGTCTACGGACGAAGATTTTTCAGTCCCAAAAGTTTACAAAGATTCTGAGGATAAGGAATTTACTAAAAACCTATTCCGAAAAACGGTATTGAATGAACCGGAATTATCAAAAGAATTTATTGATAAAACTCCAAATTGGGATTCAGACAGGATAGCAGAAGTGGATACGATTATCTTAAAAATGGCTATTTGTGAGCTATTGAAATTCCCTTCCATACCGGTGAAAGTAACTATTAACGAATATTTAGAAATAGCAAAAGAATATTCTACGCCAAAAAGCAGTATTTTTATCAACGGAATTTTAGATAATCTTGTAAAAGATTACCAAACAGCAAATAAATTAAACAAGACCGGAAGAGGTTTAATGTAACTTAAATATTCATAATTATGATTAGAAAAACTGTAGGTTTGCTGGCAATTGCATCGCTGGTTTTAACCGTTTCTTGCAAAGACAATGCGTCTTCAAAAATCGAGGCTTCTAATGTTCAGGAAACTGCCATGCGCGAAGAATCTGCCGGAAAAGTACCGGTAATGAGTTTTACTGAAAAAGAATTTGACTTCGGAACTATTAAAGAAGGAGACAAAGTAGAGCACGTTTTTACATTTACTAACACAGGTAATGCTGATTTGATTATTGCAGATGCTAAAGGAAGCTGTGGTTGTACGGTTCCTGAGTATAAAAAAGAAGCTATCAAGCCGGGTGAAACAAGCACAATGAAAGTTACTTTTGATTCTACAGGAAAACCTGGAAAGCAACAAAAGTCTGTAAATATCACGGCTAACACAGCTAGCGGAAACGAATTATTAACTATTAAAGCAGAGGTTACGCCTAAAGCAGGCGGAATTGGAGTGACAAATCACTAAAATTATTATGGAACAATACGCAAATTTACTTTTATTCGGTGGAATGTTTGTGGTCATGTACTTCTTCATGATCAGGCCTCAACAAAAAAGAGCAAAAGCAGAAAAAGAATTCGAAGCCGGTCTTAAGGTAGGCGACAAGGTGATTACGAAAAGTGGCCTTCACGGAAGAATTTCTGAGCTTGCAGAAAGAACTATTGTTCTTGAAACCATGTCAGGAAAACTGAAGATGGAGCGTTCTGCAATTTCTTTGGAATTGAGCAAAATGGCAAACGAAGCTAAATAATAAGTTTTGTATAAAATAAAAAAGTCCCGATTTCTCGGGACTTTTTTTATTATCTGTATTTGTCGTTCAGGCCAATTCCGTCGAAAATCATCGGCTTGATTTTTTCAAATCTCGTGATTTTGGTTTTCTCCTGCTTGGCACTTTCTATATATTCCAGAAACTCTCTCTGTTTGAAAGGAGTAAACAATTCAAATGCCTTTTTTAGTTCCGAATCAGATTGGAATTGATTTTCCATGAATTCTGAAACTATTGCCTCTTTTTTTGAAGGCTTGCTTGTAAGTCCGGCCTTTTCATTTTCAATCGCTTCCCTGATATAAGAAAGAACCAGTTTCTCGTCAATTTCTTCCTTTGACTGAAAGCGCCATTGCCTTAAAGCTTTGGTTACACCTTCATTGGCATTGACCAATACTTTTTTCGTGTCCTTCAGAAAAACACCATTGTAAAACCAGATGGTAAAAAAATTCTTGAAGCCTCCAATTGCCAAAACATTTTTATTGTTCAGCGTATAAACAGGAGCTCCCCATTTAATAGCCTCAACCAATTCTGTCCTGATAATAATCGACTTCAGATAATCCAATTCTTCTTCCCATTGATTGGTTTTATCCCAGGTGTGTTTTTCTTCCATAGCGAAAATTACTTTTTTGCAGCGGTCAGCTCGGCAATCTTAACGATTACTTCTACTGCCTTCTGCATACTTTCAACAGGAACATATTCGTATTTCCCGTGGAAATTATGTCCGCCGGCAAAGATATTTGGGCAAGGAAGTCCCATATACGAAAGCTGGCATCCGTCAGTTCCACCGCGAATAGGCTTAATGATTGGCTTGATTCCCAATTCTTTCATTGCTTTTTCAGCAATATCAACAATATGCATAACCGGTTCTACTTTTTCTTTCATATTGTAGTATTGGTCTTTGACTTCGGCAACAGCGATATCACCACCAAATTGTTCGGCAAATTTCTTGTTGATTTTTTTAGTGATTTTGTGAATCAGTTTTTTTCTTTTTTCAAACTTTTTCTTGTCATGGTCACGGATAATCAGTTCCAATACGGTTTCTTCAATAGTACCGTTCAGGTGATGCACGTGGAAAAATCCTTCATAGCCTTTTGTTCTTTCAGGCACTTCGTCTTTTGGCAATTTTGAAAGGAATTTGTTGGCAATCAACATAGAGTTAATCATCTTTCCTTTTGCATAACCCGGGTGTACACTTTTTCCTTTAAAGGTAATTTTTGCACCGGCAGCGTTAAAGTTTTCATATTCCAACTCACCAATCTGGCTTCCATCCATTGTATAAGCCCAGTCAGCATTGAATTTTGCTACATCAAATTTATGGGCACCACGTCCAATTTCTTCATCAGGAGTAAAGCCTACTCTGATTTTTCCGTGTTTGATTTCAGGATTTTGAATCAGGAATTCCATTGCCGTAACAATTTCTGTAATTCCCGCCTTGTCATCAGCACCCAGAAGTGTAGTACCGTCTGTAGTGATGATAGTCTGTCCTTTGTATTGCAACAGGTCTTTAAAATAGCCTGGAGAAAGTACAATGTTTTGTTCTTTGTTCAGGACAATATCCCCGCCATCATAATTTTTTACAATTTGCGGTTTGACATTGGCGCCTGTAAAATCAGGAGTCGTATCAAAATGCGAAACAAACCCGATTGTTGGCACGTCATAATCCACATTGCTTGGCAGGGTAGCCATGATATAGGCATTTTCGTCAATCGTAACATCTTCCATTCCGATTGCCTTTAATTCTTCGACTAGTTTATTAGCCAAATCCCATTGTTTTTCTGTACTTGGAGTTGTATTTGAATTTGGATCTGATTCCGTATCAATAGTCACATAACTGATAAAACGGTCAATGATATGTTGCATAATATAAGTTTAAAAATGTGTCGCGAAGTTACGATTTATTTAAGTTTTTATTCTTTTTTGTGTCAAGGTTTAACGATTATTTATCGAGTATTTGGAGCTCTTTTTCAATATTCAATCGTGCCTGGTTTTCGTATTTGTTCCGGAAATATTCTGTTTTGAAAATGCTTTCCATATCCAGAAAATGTTCCAATACTTTTTTTCGTCCGTTGTTGTACAGAAAATCAGGATAAAGGCTGTATTCTTTGCGGATTTGCTGGTAATAAATAGCATACGTTGCCCAGTCTTTTCCTAAAACGGATAAGTCCGCATCAGTAAAATAGTTAGTGTCGTTATCGTCAAAATTATGTGCTTTTGTGGCGAGTATCTGATTCTTGCATTTGACAATCTTTTCTTCCGGATAACCAATTTCACGAAGCCTTTCTGCAGCTAACGATGCACTTTCTTCTTCATTGTTGCTTTTGAAAGACTTGTAAATAATGTCATGATAGAATACGGAAAACTGTATTGTATCCCAATCTTCAAGTTTTTCCTTTATAGGTTCGAGTTCACCAAAAAGATTTTCTAAATGCAAAAGCGTATGATAATGTCGTTTTTTGGAAGAATACTGTTTTTCTATTTCCTGCCAGAATTTTTTTTCCAAAGAGGAATCCGTAGCATATTTTTGGAATATGTCCGTGAATTTTTGCTGTAATTTTTTTTGCATAATTAATCTCCAACAGTTATCAAATAGCCATTACAGTCTTGAATGATAAACTCACGACTGCCATATATGCGTTTTGTTATTTCCTGAAAGATTATAGCATTCCTGGAACGAAGTTCTTCGTAAAAAGCATCAATTTCAGGAACCCAGATAATCAAATCTGTACATCCCTTTTTATAATACGCATTTTTGTTTATTTCAAAATCGGCATCCGCTTTTCCAAAATGTATCTGGAATTCATCTCGTTTTACCATGGTGTAAACCGGAG
This portion of the Flavobacterium lindanitolerans genome encodes:
- a CDS encoding DUF1569 domain-containing protein, translated to MNSIFHPEGNKKLIERIETLTPITHNEWGTMNVSQMLVHCQMPIKVAFGELKIKVGFMGLLFGKLAKKSVTSKNPIKRNLPTAKEFVVKGHPDFEQSKTELISLISKFANEGPKAIKNPKHPFFGNLTTEEWDYMQWKHLDHHLKQFGA
- a CDS encoding thioredoxin family protein — translated: MAKTPSNMLPLGTSAPQFRLKDTNSNFYYSFDDLKGKKGTLVMFICNHCPYVIHALPEILMVANDYRVQGIGIIAISSNDVEKYPQDGPEMMTEFAFSNSFDFPYLYDETQEVAKAFDAACTPDFYLFDSQDKLFYRGQLDDSRPSNGIPLSGSDLRNAIDALIYNRSLPEIQKPSLGCNIKWK
- a CDS encoding WG repeat-containing protein — encoded protein: MKYLSVLFLFLSNCLLAQTKIAGTYDTKTQKFTPEDKNYNIQYFFKGYASVTDGKSSGIIDSTGTVIVPLIYDMTVSGFTENRAMVKKENLYGFANKSGKEVIPCIYDEAKGFSEGYAWVRKGEKWGRIDASGKESIPFMYETAGFSSEGMTRVRKDGKFGTLNQKGQEVVPCIYDEIGFFKDGLAAATKGSKRGYVDKTGKTVVPFIYDIADDFKGGIAIVRNHNKCGLIDKTGKVIAPLIYDGMGSFDSDQSGLARVQIDNKWGFINKKGKEIVPCIYIKANFFSEGLALIVTDKGESGYVDTTGKLIIPFTKYTRAENFRNGKAEVRKGNDVFYINKQGQTVN
- a CDS encoding peptidylprolyl isomerase, with translation MENGIYAKFNTPKGAILVKLTHDMTPGTVGNFVGLAEGNLENKSRPQGKPYYDGLKFHRVIPDFMIQGGCPQGTGTGGPGYQFDDEFHPELKHDKPGVLSMANSGPGSNGSQFFITHVPTSWLDNKHTVFGHVVEGQDVVDAIAQGDEIQSIEIIREGDEAKKWNAIEAFRVFEGSRAKREAQAREEAEAKMEKLAAGFDKTESGLRYKMIQKGNGKKAENGKVVSVHYTGQLEDGKVFDSSYPRKKPIEFPLGKGHVIEGWDEGIALLQVGDKARFVIPSHLGYGSRGAGGVIPPNATLVFDVELMDVK
- a CDS encoding tRNA-binding protein; this translates as MNSELQNNLSWSEFERVEMRVGTIIEANDFPEARKPAYQLVIDFGAEIGIRKTSAQITKHYEKADLVGRQIVSVVNFPKKQIGKFMSECLVLGAVGEEGSVILLSPDFKVENGLRIG
- the trmD gene encoding tRNA (guanosine(37)-N1)-methyltransferase TrmD, whose amino-acid sequence is MRIDIITVLPELLRSPFEASIMKRAIDKGLVEVHFHNLRDYTTNKQKNVDDYQFGGGAGMVMMIQPIDDCIAKLKSERNYDEIIYMTPDGETLNQGMANKMSSLENIIILCGHYKGVDQRVRDHLITKEISIGDYVLSGGELGAIVLSDALIRLIPGVLSDETSALTDSFQDNLLSPPIYTRPSDYKGWKVPDILLSGHFAKIDQWREDKAFEHTKNRRPDLLDR
- a CDS encoding PUR family DNA/RNA-binding protein, which codes for MRENDMLEKEEIFSKVLRAGRRTYFFDVRATKADDYYITITESKKFTEEDGSFHFKKHKIYLYKEDFAAFSEILEEMTSYVLNHKGEEVISERHQKDFKKEFYTEKATAETTATASFTDIDFDDI